Proteins encoded in a region of the Mercenaria mercenaria strain notata chromosome 1, MADL_Memer_1, whole genome shotgun sequence genome:
- the LOC123566247 gene encoding zinc finger protein 862-like encodes MATAPKRKATLLDFFGSPAHKKSNKTSVTTEKDKNNNNKSNESDTSAKDTADQSTLTSELTNDPTPTQSSSTSSNLSKSTSEPENSGEKLNKTSEKRSFHKNWLIDYTWLSYNENDNAMTCTLCVKHKKSNALTTGKCNNFKTSTLSRHAESSDHKAAATAKSMTGTLEKSVEKVYDEKEKAVVKALKSISSAIRKSVLESIDRSPFVSILCDESTDIGVKKKLSVYARVVNPETFQAATLYICNKEIDSGTGKGIYDALNNAEEVKGIPREKIMGLGSYGAKVMTGMGQGLTGYITRDNPMMLNYHCIAHRLALVTSQAADEVQFLVDYQRILTGIFYFFKSSAKRTHELNEIQNVLSQPNLKVKEVHEVRWMSVFIAVETVYKILDSLITFFAQDKDAKSKGYAKKMVQYDFIATTYMLMDVLPIVTELCLLFQKADLDVSLVKVSVDTCKKELSHIKNGTQGKSPHLQKLVNEDLKTDKGKVVFKANHIVQGKQNIDSIKVKFIDSILSKLDQRFPENDSNIMYAFAVLSMRPISFCSKEDLETWGNEKLEILIKQYGEKKESKPTEYQPIVTVEPIIIPDETRKEWDQLKPLVLQEGYPRDKMSTLWRLIQQNYKDRFPNLIKLAALALTAPIHTSDCERGFSSQNQVKTSLRNRIGSETVDNLLMIKIQGGKLEEFDFSVPLKLWREKQRKLFSSYRKE; translated from the exons ATGGCAACCGCACCGAAGCGAAAAGCCACTTTGCTTGATTTTTTCGGTTCTCCTGCCCATAAGAAATCGAACAAAACTTCAGTTACCACGGAGaaagataaaaacaataataataaatcaaaCGAAAGTGACACTTCAGCGAAAGATACCGCTGATCAGTCAACACTGACCTCAGAATTAACGAATGATCCGACCCCCACCCAATCTAGTAGTACTAGTAGTAATTTGAGTAAATCGACTTCTGAGCCCGAAAACAGCggtgaaaaattaaataaaacgtcAGAAAAACGGAGCTTTCACAAAAACTGGTTGATTGACTATACATGGCTCAGttacaatgaaaatgataatgctatGACATGTACATTGTGTGTAAAGCATAAGAAAAGTAATGCTCTCACCACAGgtaaatgtaacaattttaaaacttcaacattGTCTAGGCATGCAGAGAGTAGTGACCATAAAGCAGCAGCCACTGCTAAATCAATGACTGGTACTCTAGAAAAATCAGTTGAAAAGGTTTATGATGAGAAGGAAAAGGCTGTAGTGAAAGCATTGAAA tcaatctcttcaGCAATCCGGAAGAGTGTATTAGAAAGTATCGATAGATCTCCATTTGTAAGCATCCTCTGTGATGAAAGTACAGACATTGGAGTGAAGAAAAAATTAAGTGTATATGCTAGAGTTGTTAATCCAGAAACATTTCAGGCAGCTACACTCTACATCTGTAACAAAGAGATAGACAGTGGGACAGGTAAGGGTATATATGATGCCCTGAACAATGCTGAGGAGGTAAAGGGTATACCAAGAGAAAAGATTATGGGTCTTGGATCATATGGGGCCAAGGTGATGACAGGGATGGGCCAGGGGCTTACAGGATATATAACAAGGGACAATCCCATGATGCTTAACTATCACTGTATAGCACATCGTCTTGCATTGGTAACATCTCAGGCAGCTGATGAAGTTCAGTTTTTAGTGGATTATCAGAGGATTCTTACAGGAATATTTTACTTCTTTAAGTCTTCTGCCAAAAGAACACATGagttaaatgaaatacaaaatgtactgagTCAACCCAATTTGAAAGTTAAAGAAGTACATGAAGTGAGATGGATGTCTGTTTTTATTGCAGTTGAAACAGTGTACAAGATCCTTGACTCACTGATAACATTTTTTGCCCAGGACAAAGATGCAAAATCTAAAGGATATGCTAAGAAAATGGTTCAGTATGACTTCATAGCAACAACATATATGCTTATGGATGTGTTGCCTATAGTTACAGAGCTGTGTCTTCTCTTTCAGAAAGCTGATCTTGATGTGAGTCTTGTGAAAGTTAGTGTAGACACATGCAAGAAGGAACTTTCTCACATTAAAAATGGTACACAAGGTAAATCCCCACACCTTCAGAAATTAGTCAACGAGGATTTGAAAACTGACAAGGGTAAAGTGGTTTTCAAAGCAAATCACATAGTTCAGGGCAAACAGAACATTGATTCAATCAAAGTAAAGTTCATTGACTCTATTCTTAGCAAGTTAGATCAGAGATTTCCTGAGAATGATAGCAACATCATGTATGCTTTTGCTGTGCTGTCCATGAGACCAATTAGCTTCTGTTCAAAGGAAGATCTTGAAACATGGGGAAATGAAAAACTTGAGATACTCATCAAACAGTATGGAGAGAAAAAGGAATCAAAACCCACTGAGTACCAGCCCATCGTTACAGTAGAGcctattattataccagatgaaACCAGGAAAGAATGGGACCAATTAAAACCACTTGTACTGCAAGAGGGATATCCTAGAGATAAAATGTCCACTCTTTGGCGCTTGATCCAACAGAACTATAAAGACAGATTTCCAAATCTTATCAAGTTAGCAGCCCTGGCCCTCACAGCTCCAATCCATACCTCTGATTGTGAAAGAGGATTTAGTTCACAGAATCAGGTGAAGACATCATTGAGAAACAGAATTGGTTCTGAAACAGTTGACAATTTACTGATGATCAAAATCCAAGGAGGAAAGTTAGAGGAGTTTGATTTTAGTGTGCCACTGAAACTATGGAGAGAGAAACAGAGGAAGCTGTTTAGTAGTTACAGAAAGGAATAA